One region of Quercus lobata isolate SW786 chromosome 2, ValleyOak3.0 Primary Assembly, whole genome shotgun sequence genomic DNA includes:
- the LOC115977515 gene encoding cleavage and polyadenylation specificity factor subunit 3-I-like, which produces MVSTGPQPSLKRRDSLVTREDDQLIITPLGAGNEVGRSCMYMSYKGKTVLFDCGIHPAYSGMAALPYFDEIDPSTIDVLLITHFHLDHAASLPYFLEKTTFKGRVFMTYPTKAIYKLLLTDYVKVSKVSVEDMLYNEQDINRSMDKIEVIDFHQTVEVNGIRFWCYTAGHVLGAAMFMVDIAGVRVLYTGDYSREEDRHLRAAETPQFSPDICIIESTYGVRQHQPQNVREKHFTDAIHSTISEGGRVLIPAFALGRAQELLLILDEYWSNHPEIQNIPIYYASPLAKRCLSVYETYIHSMNDRIRAQHAAKSNPFVFKYISPLKSIENFKDVGPSVVMASPGTLQSGLSRQLFDMWCSDRKNACVLPGYVVEGTLAKTIINEPKEVTLMNGLIAPLNMQVHYISFSAHADSAQTSAFLEELLPNNIILVHGEANEMGRLKQKLISQFADRNIKVFNPKNCQSIEMYFNSQKMAKTIGRLAEKTPEVGETVSGLLVKKGFTYQIMGPDDLHIFSQLSTANITQKITIPFGGAFSVLNHRLKQIYESVESSMDEESGVPTLRVHERVTVKQDSEKHISLHWTSDPISDMVSDSVVALVLNIGREIPKVVAESEAIKVEEENEKKVEKVIYALLVSLFGDVKFGENGKLVISVDGNVAELDKQTGDVESENEGLKERVRTAFQRIQNTVKPIPLSAA; this is translated from the exons ATGGTTTCAACTGGGCCACAACCGTCTCTCAAGAGACGGGATTCATTGGTGACTAGGGAAGACGATCAACTTATTATAACCCCTTTAGGGGCGGGTAATGAAGTAGGTCGGTCTTGCATGTACATGTCCTACAAAGGGAAAACTGTCCTG TTTGATTGTGGAATTCATCCGGCTTACTCAGGCATGGCTGCTTTGCCATACTTTGATGAGATAGATCCTTCAACAATTGACGTCCTTCTCATCACTCA CTTTCACTTGGATCATGCTGCATCCCTACCTTATTTTCTGGAGAAG aCCACCTTCAAAGGTCGGGTGTTCATGACTTATCCAACAAAGGCGATCTACAAGTTGCTGTTGACTGATTATGTAAAAGTCAGCAAAGTTTCAGTTGAAGATATGTTGTATAATGAACAGGACATCAATCGCTCCATGGATAAAATTGAG GTTATCGATTTCCATCAAACAGTAGAGGTTAATGGCATTCGATTTTGGTGCTATACTGCTGGCCATGTTCTTGGTGCTGCTATGTTTATGGTTGATATTGCTGGTGTTCGAGTTCTCTACACTGGTGACTATTCACGTGAGGAAGACCGGCATCTCCGAGCTGCTGAGACCCCACAGTTCTCCCCTGATATATGCATAATTGAATCCACTTATGGTGTCCGGCAACATCAACCTCAGAATGTCCGAGAGAAGCACTTCACTGATGCTATTCATTCAACCATATCTGAAGGTGGTCGTGTCCTTATTCCAGCTTTTGCCCTTGGCCGTGCTCAAGAACTGCTTTTGATTCTTGATGAGTACTGGTCAAACCATCCTGAGATCCAAAACATTCCCATATATTATGCTTCTCCCCTTGCGAAAAGGTGTTTGTCTGTTTATGAGACATACATACATTCAATGAATGACAGGATACGCGCCCAACATGCAGCAAAGTCTAACCCCTTTGTGTTCAAGTACATATCACCACTAAAGAGcattgaaaatttcaaagatGTAGGCCCATCAGTGGTGATGGCAAGTCCTGGTACGCTTCAAAGTGGGTTGTCACGACAACTATTCGATATGTGGTGCTCTGATAGGAAAAATGCTTGTGTTCTACCTGGGTATGTGGTTGAGGGGACACTAGCTAAGACCATTATTAATGAACCCAAGGAGGTAACTCTCATGAATGGACTCATTGCTCCTCTCAACATGCAGGTTCATTACATATCATTCTCTGCCCATGCAGACTCTGCTCAGACGAGTGCATTTTTGGAAGAGCTCTTGCCTAATAATATTATTCTTGTTCATGGAGAAGCTAATGAGATGGGGAGGCTTAAACAGAAACTCATAAGCCAGTTTGCTGATCGTAACATTAAAGTTTTCAATCCAAAGAATTGTCAGTCTATTGAAATGTACTTCAACTCTCAGAAAATGGCAAAGACTATTGGAAGGCTTGCTGAAAAGACACCAGAAGTGGGGGAGACCGTCAGTGGTTTGCTGGTTAAGAAAGGCTTCACATATCAGATAATGGGTCCCGATGATCTCCACATCTTCTCTCAGCTATCTACTGCAAACATTACTCAGAAGATTACTATTCCATTTGGCGGAGCATTCAGTGTATTGAATCACCGGCTTAAGCAGATATATGAGAGTGTAGAGTCTTCAATGGATGAGGAGTCTGGGGTCCCAACACTTAGAGTTCATGAACGGGTAACAGTTAAGCAAGATTCCGAGAAACACATCTCACTGCATTGGACATCGGATCCTATAAGTGACATGGTTTCAGACTCTGTTGTGGCTTTGGTTTTAAATATCGGCCGAGAGATCCCCAAGGTAGTTGCTGAATCAGAGGCAATAAAAGTTGAGGaagagaatgaaaagaaggTAGAAAAGGTTATTTATGCCCTCCTTGTTTCACTCTTTGGAGATGTGAAGTTCGGAGAAAATGGGAAGCTGGTTATTAGTGTTGATGGGAATGTTGCAGAGCTTGATAAACAGACTGGGGATGTTGAGAGTGAAAATGAAGGTCTAAAAGAAAGAGTACGAACAGCTTTCCAGCGAATTCAAAATACTGTGAAGCCAATCCCTCTCTCTGCAGCTTAG
- the LOC115977516 gene encoding methionine aminopeptidase 2B-like isoform X1 translates to MCFRFLIMVAEEVELSTEVVVPVEEENGNTSEAVNGNEEEASSEPSSTLDKDEDESNKEVTKKKKKKNKSKKKKELPEQTDPPSIPVTDLFPSGEFPEGEIQQYKDDNLWRTTSEEKRELERLEKPMYNSVRRAAEVHRQVRKYIKSILKPGMLMTDLCETLENTVRKLISENGLQAGIAFPTGCSLNWVAAHWTPNSGDKTVLQYDDVMKLDFGTHIDGCIVDCAFTVAFNPMFDPLLEASREATNTGIKEAGIDVRLCDIGAAIQEVMESYEVEINGKVYQVKSIRNLNGHSIGRYQIHAEKSVPIVKGGEQTKMEEGEFFAIETFASTGKGYVREDLECSHYMKNFEAGHIPLRLPRAKQLLATINKNFSTLAFCRRYLDRLGETKYLMALKNLCDAGIVQPLPPFCDVKGSYVSQFEHTILLRPTCKEVISRGDDY, encoded by the exons ATGTGTTTCAGGTTTTTGATTATGGTGGCGGAGGAGGTGGAGTTGAGCACGGAAGTTGTTGTTCCTGTTGAAGAAGAGAATGGGAATACTTCGGAAGCTGTGAATGGAAATGAGGAAGAGGCCTCGTCTGAACCTTCTTCAACATTGGACAAAGATGAAGATGAGAGCAATAAAG Aagttacaaagaaaaaaaagaagaaaaataaaagcaa gaaaaagaaagaactaCCTGAGCAGACTGATCCTCCGTCCATTCCTGTTACTGACCTTTTTCCTTCTGGCGAGTTTCCTGAGGGTGAGATTCAGCAATATAAAGACGA TAACTTATGGAGGACCACATCTGAAGAGAAGAGGGAGTTGGAGCGCCTCGAAAAACCAATGTACAATTCCGTTCGGCGAGCAGCTGAAGTTCATCGTCAG GTTCGGAAATACATCAAAAGTATTCTGAAGCCTGGAATGTTGATGACTGACCTGTGTGAGACTTTGGAGAATACAGTCCGTAAACTAATATCAGAGAATGGTCTGCAAGCTGGCATTGCTTTCCCTACAGGGTGCTCTCTGAACTG GGTTGCTGCTCATTGGACCCCAAATTCAGGAGATAAGACTGTGCTTCAGTATGATGATGTGATGAAGTTGGATTTTGGAACTCATATCGATG GGTGTATAGTCGACTGTGCATTTACAGTGGCATTCAATCCAATGTTTGATCCACTACTTGAAGCCTCTCGTGAAGCAACCAATACAGGTATCAAG GAAGCTGGAATTGATGTGCGACTTTGTGATATTGGTGCTGCAATTCAAGAGGTCATGGAATCATATGAGGTTGAAATTAATGGAAAGGTGTACCAAG TAAAGAGTATTCGAAACTTGAACGGACATAGCATTGGGCGCTATCAGATCCATGCTGAGAAATCTGTCCCTATTGTGAAAGGAGGAGAGCAGACGAAGATGGAAGAGGGCGAATTTTTTGCAATTGAAACTTTTGCATCAACTG GAAAAGGATATGTCAGAGAAGATCTAGAGTGCAGCCATTACATGAAAAATTTTGAAGCAGGTCATATCCCATTGAGGTTGCCCAGGGCAAAGCAACTGTTAGCTACAATTAACAAGAACTTCTCCACATTGGCCTTCTGCAGACGGTATTTAGACCGCCTGGGGGAGACTAAATACCTTATGGCACTAAAGAATTTATGTGATGCTGGCATTGTTCAG cCTCTTCCTCCGTTCTGCGATGTTAAGGGCAGTTATGTCTCTCAGTTTGAGCATACCATCTTACTCCGGCCAACCTGCAAAGAGGTCATTTCCAGAGGCGATGACTATTGA
- the LOC115977516 gene encoding methionine aminopeptidase 2B-like isoform X2 has protein sequence MVAEEVELSTEVVVPVEEENGNTSEAVNGNEEEASSEPSSTLDKDEDESNKEVTKKKKKKNKSKKKKELPEQTDPPSIPVTDLFPSGEFPEGEIQQYKDDNLWRTTSEEKRELERLEKPMYNSVRRAAEVHRQVRKYIKSILKPGMLMTDLCETLENTVRKLISENGLQAGIAFPTGCSLNWVAAHWTPNSGDKTVLQYDDVMKLDFGTHIDGCIVDCAFTVAFNPMFDPLLEASREATNTGIKEAGIDVRLCDIGAAIQEVMESYEVEINGKVYQVKSIRNLNGHSIGRYQIHAEKSVPIVKGGEQTKMEEGEFFAIETFASTGKGYVREDLECSHYMKNFEAGHIPLRLPRAKQLLATINKNFSTLAFCRRYLDRLGETKYLMALKNLCDAGIVQPLPPFCDVKGSYVSQFEHTILLRPTCKEVISRGDDY, from the exons ATGGTGGCGGAGGAGGTGGAGTTGAGCACGGAAGTTGTTGTTCCTGTTGAAGAAGAGAATGGGAATACTTCGGAAGCTGTGAATGGAAATGAGGAAGAGGCCTCGTCTGAACCTTCTTCAACATTGGACAAAGATGAAGATGAGAGCAATAAAG Aagttacaaagaaaaaaaagaagaaaaataaaagcaa gaaaaagaaagaactaCCTGAGCAGACTGATCCTCCGTCCATTCCTGTTACTGACCTTTTTCCTTCTGGCGAGTTTCCTGAGGGTGAGATTCAGCAATATAAAGACGA TAACTTATGGAGGACCACATCTGAAGAGAAGAGGGAGTTGGAGCGCCTCGAAAAACCAATGTACAATTCCGTTCGGCGAGCAGCTGAAGTTCATCGTCAG GTTCGGAAATACATCAAAAGTATTCTGAAGCCTGGAATGTTGATGACTGACCTGTGTGAGACTTTGGAGAATACAGTCCGTAAACTAATATCAGAGAATGGTCTGCAAGCTGGCATTGCTTTCCCTACAGGGTGCTCTCTGAACTG GGTTGCTGCTCATTGGACCCCAAATTCAGGAGATAAGACTGTGCTTCAGTATGATGATGTGATGAAGTTGGATTTTGGAACTCATATCGATG GGTGTATAGTCGACTGTGCATTTACAGTGGCATTCAATCCAATGTTTGATCCACTACTTGAAGCCTCTCGTGAAGCAACCAATACAGGTATCAAG GAAGCTGGAATTGATGTGCGACTTTGTGATATTGGTGCTGCAATTCAAGAGGTCATGGAATCATATGAGGTTGAAATTAATGGAAAGGTGTACCAAG TAAAGAGTATTCGAAACTTGAACGGACATAGCATTGGGCGCTATCAGATCCATGCTGAGAAATCTGTCCCTATTGTGAAAGGAGGAGAGCAGACGAAGATGGAAGAGGGCGAATTTTTTGCAATTGAAACTTTTGCATCAACTG GAAAAGGATATGTCAGAGAAGATCTAGAGTGCAGCCATTACATGAAAAATTTTGAAGCAGGTCATATCCCATTGAGGTTGCCCAGGGCAAAGCAACTGTTAGCTACAATTAACAAGAACTTCTCCACATTGGCCTTCTGCAGACGGTATTTAGACCGCCTGGGGGAGACTAAATACCTTATGGCACTAAAGAATTTATGTGATGCTGGCATTGTTCAG cCTCTTCCTCCGTTCTGCGATGTTAAGGGCAGTTATGTCTCTCAGTTTGAGCATACCATCTTACTCCGGCCAACCTGCAAAGAGGTCATTTCCAGAGGCGATGACTATTGA